The segment CAAACGGGCATCGAGCTAAGCCCCGAACACTGGGAAATCCTTGAGTTGTTGCGCAGCTTCTATCAAGAGTTCCAGCTGTCTCCTGCCACGCGCCCACTGATCAAGTACACCGCTCTGAAACTGGGGCCCGACAAAGGCAACAGCTTGCACCTCAACCGACTGTTTAATGGCACCCCAGCCAAACTCGCCGCCAAGCTGGCGGGCCTGCCCAAGCCGACCAATTGCCTATGAACACTCCCGCTGCGCTGACTCTCGAAACTCCGGCCGAACACCCGTTTGCTCAATTTGTACGCATCCTGGGCAAAGGTAAACGGGGTGCCCGCAACCTGACCCGCGAAGAAGCTCGCGAGGCAATGGGCATGCTGCTCGACGACAAGGCAGAAGACACCCAGCTGGGGGCCTTTCTGATGTTATTGCGGCACAAGGAAGAAAGCTCAGAAGAAATGGCAGGTTTCACCGAAGCCGTCAGAGACCGCCTGGCAGCACCCGCGATCAAGGTCGACATCGACTGGCCGACTTATGCAGGCAAAAAGCGCCACTTGCCTTGGTATCTGCTGACCGCCAAGTGCCTGGCCCAGAACGGCGTACGTATCTTCATGCATGGCGGAGGCGCTCATACGGCGGGCCGAATGTACAGTGAGCAGCTGCTTGAGGTGCTTGGCATCCCGCTGTGCCGCAACTGGCAGGGCGTCAATGAAGCGCTGGACACAGGCAATCCGGCGTTTATGCCGCTGCAGGACTGGGCGCCGCAATTGCAGCGCATGATAGACCTGCGCAACACTCTGGGCCTGCGCTCGCCGATCCACTCCCTGGCACGCATTCTCAACCCCCTGAGTGCCCGCTGCGGCCTGCAAAGCATCTTCCATCCGGGCTATCAAAGCGTGCACCGAGAAGCCAGTGGCTTGCTGGGAGACACCAGCATCGTGATCAAGGGTGATGGCGGCGAAGTCGAAATCAATCCCGACACATCAAGCCATCTTTACGGCACAACGGCAGGCGTGAGCTGGGATGAAGAGTGGCCCGCCTTGTCGTCACAACGCCATGTCAAACCCCCATCGCTGGAGCCGGAACATCTCAAGGCGCTTTGGCGTGGCGAAGTCGAAGACAGCTACCCCCAATTGGCCCTGTTGTCGACGATGGCCCTTGCATTGCGAGGGCTGGGCACCCCCCGGGAGCAAGCCTTTGAGCTGGCACAGCGCTATTGGGACAATCGTGACACATCGATCTAAACCTGTTGCTGGCCACCCGACTCTGCCTTTTTGCGAGACCACACCATGCTCATTCCCTACGACCAGCTTGAACCCGACACCCTCACCCGCCTGATCGAAGATTTCGTAAGCCGTGATGGCACTGACAACGGCGATGACACGCCTCAGGAAACCCGCGTGCTGCGTGTCCGACATGCGCTGAGCAAAGGGCAAGCGGTTATTTTTTTCGACCTTGAAAGCCAACAGTGCCAGCTGATGCCCAAGCACGCAGTGCCAAAAGAGTTCTTTGATTAATCCTTTGCAAGTTCGCCGCTGGCAAGGCGCCCAGCAGTGCGGTCTCGTATCCGCTTATAGATTTCATCGCGATGAACACTGATGTCCCTGGGGGCCTCGACCCCCAGGCGCACGCTTGTACCGTTTACGGCAATAACGCACAGCGTTATTTCTGATCCGATTGAAATACGCTCGCTTGCGGCACGACTAAGTATCTGCATGGCTGTCATCCTAGGATCTGAGTAGGCATAAAGACTGCACTGCGTAAAACTACCCATCAATCCCTACAAATGAATTCAGCGCACGCCTACTACCTCCTCGGATACCTCCTACAGGCTAACGGGCGAACAAGGCTTTAAGGGCTTGAAAAGCGCGGTCCCAGCAAGATGATGGTGGCGCCAATCACACACAACCCTACCCCAATCCAGTCTGAACCCAGTGGTCGAATGCGCTCAACGACCGCCAGCCAGGCAATGGACGTCACAATGTAAATCCCGCCATAGGCGGCATAGGCACGCCCGGCATAAGCCGCTTCGACCTTGGTCAGCAGCAAGGCAAACAACACCAGACTCACGATCGCCGGCAACGCCCACCATGGGCTTTTGCCCTGGCGCAACCACATCCAAAATCCATAGCAACCTGCAATTTCAAACAGGGCTGCCAAAAAAAACCATACGTAGTTGAGCATGCGCGTGTCTCCATATATGCAGCGCGCCACCCTACCTGCGGGTCTGCTGGTGATCAAGGTCGAAGTCTTTTAAGACCGCCCTGAATAAAAATTGAATTATTTACCTTGCGCTCGAGTCGGATTTTATAAGCACTGCCCACCCCTGTATCTCAAGCGGCGCCCCAAAAAACTGCCTATCGGCGCAACACAATAAAGAAGGAAATATTCATGACCACAATTCTTCTGATCGTTCTTATTTTGCTGTTAGTCGGCGGACTGCCGGTGTTCCCGCACTCAAAAAGCTGGGGATACGGCCCCTCGGGCATTATCGGGACCGTGCTGGTAGTGCTGTTGATATTGCTCCTGCTCGGCAAGATCTGACGTCTGCAGCGCAATAAAAAAGAGGCCCTGAGGCCTCTTTTTATTTATCGGGCTGATTACTTGGGATCAGCCACGCCTGCGGTGTTATCCAGCAGGCTTTTGGTAGCGGTTTGCAGGAAGGATTCGAGCTTTGTCTTAAGCTCGGTCGCTTCAGGCGAATCGGTTACCACTTTTGCGTCAGCATTGGCGCCCAATTTGTACTGCCAAACCTTGGCCGGCATATCCTTGGGTTGAACCAGCAAGTAGTCGTCACTGATGATCGCCACGGTCTGGTCACTGCCGGACGGCTTGATCACACCGCTGCCCTTGTCGCCTTCTGGCAGGGTCAGCAGGTCACGGCCCCAGCATTGCTGACGGAACTCGCCACCCAGACGACCCATGATAGTCGGCACGATATCGACCTGAGTCCCCACGGTGTCATTTCGGGCACCGAACTTCTCCTGAATACCAGGCCCGATCAGCAGCAATGGCACGTTAAAACGCCCAAGGTCCATCTCGGAAATTTGCTGTTCGTTGCCGAACCCGTGGTCGCCGACCACGACAAACAGGGTTTCCTTGAAGTACGGCTCTTTACGCGCTTTTTCGAAGAACTGCCCCAACGCCCAGTCGGAGTAACGCATCGCCGTCAAATGCTCGTTGAGCGAACCACGATCAGTCACCGGCTCAACCGGCAACGGCGTAGGCAAGGCATACGGCGTGTGGTTGGACAGGGTTTGCAGCAACGCATAGAAAGGCTCTTTACCTTCACGCTTTTTCAGCTCTTCGAGGCCACGGTTGAACATGTCCTGGTCAGATACGCCCCAGGTAGGGTCCGAGAACACAGGGTTAACGAAATCGTTACGACCCACAAAAGTAGTCATGCCCTGGTTGCTGAAGAAGCCCGACTGGTTGTCCCAGGCAAAATCACCGTTGTAGACATACACATCATCGAACTTGCGGGCACTCAGCAATTCCGGCAGGCCGGACAACTTGTGGCTACCTTCCGGGGTTTGCATCAGGTATTCAAAACCCGGCAGGTTCGGGAAGCAGGCCATAGTGGCGAACATGCCCTGATGGGTATGGGTGCCGTTGGAGAAGAAGCGCTCAAACAGCAAGCCTTCCTTGGACAGGTTGTCGAAGTAAGGCGTGATATTGCCCGGGCGACCCAGCGCACCCACCGAGTGTCCGGCGAAGCTTTCCATCAGGATCACAACAACGTTCTTGATCGGCAGGGTTTTTTCCGCAGGCGGCGTGGTGTCACGGCGCACAGGGGCCGTATCCGGATCGACCAGCTTGTCGTGTTCGGTCAGCAGCATGTCGCGCACGGTCTGCTGAGCCACAGGCTCTTCCAGCGTGGCCTTCCAGATATTGGTGCGATCGTCACCGAAGCGGCTTTTGGCAGCAGCAATCAGGGACAGGGAACCGTTGAGACCCAACTGGTTAGCGAAGTTGGAGTCCGTTGTGTAGGCATCACCCCAGCGCAGCGGAGGCCCCTGACGCAGGGTACCGCGAGCCGCAACCACACACACCAGCAGCAGCACCATGAACACGGCAACACGGCCATACCACGGCGCTACAGTGCGCGAAGTGCCCGAGGCAACTGCGCCAGCACTTGGACGGGTTACGCGGTCTGCACCACGGAATGCGAAGTACAGGATCACGGTGCCTACGGCCCAGGCCAACAGGTAACGCACTACCGGGAAGCCATACCACAACATGCTCATGACGGTTTTCGGGTCTTCCTTGACGTACTGGAAAACCAGGCCGTTGAGGCGTTGATGGAACTCACGGTAGAAGTCCATCTCCATCAGGCCCAAAAACAGTGCCAGGCTGGAGGCTGCGAGAAGCCAGAAGCGCAGCACCCCGCGCATGGCCATTGCCTTGACACTGAGCAGCGCCAACAGCAGTGGAATGCTGAAGTAAACGACAATGCGCAAGTCGAAACGCAGGCCGTTGGCGAACGCTTCGAGGAAAGTCGAGGCCGGGGTATCGAGGATCATTTCCCGGTTGTAAACCAGCAATGCCACCCGTAGCAGGGTGAACATCACCATCATGATCAAGGCACAGAGCAGCGTAAACGCCAGATGCGATTTGACGGTCGGTTGCAACACACGCGTGGCAGCATGTTGTTGGCTTGGGGCGTCCGGGTTTGCCATGTCGTTTTAGGACCCATTGGTTCAAGTTGAAGTGGCTTTATTGAGCATTGCCCTGCCCTTGGCACCCATGCGCTTTGGCACAGGCAGAGAGGTCACTCATAGGGGGGCAAATGTTGCATGATCACCCGTGGATTTCCACTGGAACATCGCTCTTCTTTACGCAGGATTTGGCCCGACACTAACCGCTAAACACCGGACTAGAGGCGTTTACACGTTGTGAAGCCGAAAATTTGCGTGCGAATTGTCTTAAAGTTTCCGTGAAAATTTCGTTCAAAGCACATCTTGATACACAAGAAAGGGCCATCAGGCCCTTTCCAGTCATTGCGTCGCCGTTGAGTGTCAGCACCGCCGATTGATCGCGCAGCAGCTTAAATCCGCACATTACCCCGCGGCCCGGCGATGGCCCAAATGACCAGCCCCAACACCGGCAGGAACAGAATCAGCAAGATCCAGAGGATTTTTGCCCCGGTACCCGCACCACTTTTAAGCACGTTGATGATGGCCCAGATATCGAGAGCCAGAATGATCAAACCGATCAGACCATTAAACGTTGAACCCATGATGACGCTCCTGAGTGAGTACGTGTGCACATAGGATAGTCACCCGCAGCCAGGGTTCCGCTTTTAATTGCACAGGCATGGTTTCAGCCGTGCACGGCAACCTTCAAGGCTTCGAGCGAAGGCGCTGCCGCGATACCCGCCTGGGCACACAACTCCAGCACGCGAGGCACGTCGTTGCCATACACCAGTACCACTTGAATCTCGTCATCCAGCGGCTGGCTCAGGTTCAACAGCACATAACCCCCCTTATCGGCGCTCATGCTGCCCATCT is part of the Pseudomonas sp. ML2-2023-3 genome and harbors:
- a CDS encoding LTA synthase family protein, whose product is MANPDAPSQQHAATRVLQPTVKSHLAFTLLCALIMMVMFTLLRVALLVYNREMILDTPASTFLEAFANGLRFDLRIVVYFSIPLLLALLSVKAMAMRGVLRFWLLAASSLALFLGLMEMDFYREFHQRLNGLVFQYVKEDPKTVMSMLWYGFPVVRYLLAWAVGTVILYFAFRGADRVTRPSAGAVASGTSRTVAPWYGRVAVFMVLLLVCVVAARGTLRQGPPLRWGDAYTTDSNFANQLGLNGSLSLIAAAKSRFGDDRTNIWKATLEEPVAQQTVRDMLLTEHDKLVDPDTAPVRRDTTPPAEKTLPIKNVVVILMESFAGHSVGALGRPGNITPYFDNLSKEGLLFERFFSNGTHTHQGMFATMACFPNLPGFEYLMQTPEGSHKLSGLPELLSARKFDDVYVYNGDFAWDNQSGFFSNQGMTTFVGRNDFVNPVFSDPTWGVSDQDMFNRGLEELKKREGKEPFYALLQTLSNHTPYALPTPLPVEPVTDRGSLNEHLTAMRYSDWALGQFFEKARKEPYFKETLFVVVGDHGFGNEQQISEMDLGRFNVPLLLIGPGIQEKFGARNDTVGTQVDIVPTIMGRLGGEFRQQCWGRDLLTLPEGDKGSGVIKPSGSDQTVAIISDDYLLVQPKDMPAKVWQYKLGANADAKVVTDSPEATELKTKLESFLQTATKSLLDNTAGVADPK
- a CDS encoding PLDc N-terminal domain-containing protein; translated protein: MGSTFNGLIGLIILALDIWAIINVLKSGAGTGAKILWILLILFLPVLGLVIWAIAGPRGNVRI
- a CDS encoding glycosyl transferase family protein; protein product: MNTPAALTLETPAEHPFAQFVRILGKGKRGARNLTREEAREAMGMLLDDKAEDTQLGAFLMLLRHKEESSEEMAGFTEAVRDRLAAPAIKVDIDWPTYAGKKRHLPWYLLTAKCLAQNGVRIFMHGGGAHTAGRMYSEQLLEVLGIPLCRNWQGVNEALDTGNPAFMPLQDWAPQLQRMIDLRNTLGLRSPIHSLARILNPLSARCGLQSIFHPGYQSVHREASGLLGDTSIVIKGDGGEVEINPDTSSHLYGTTAGVSWDEEWPALSSQRHVKPPSLEPEHLKALWRGEVEDSYPQLALLSTMALALRGLGTPREQAFELAQRYWDNRDTSI
- a CDS encoding DUF3309 family protein, with the protein product MFMTTILLIVLILLLVGGLPVFPHSKSWGYGPSGIIGTVLVVLLILLLLGKI
- a CDS encoding YnfA family protein, which produces MLNYVWFFLAALFEIAGCYGFWMWLRQGKSPWWALPAIVSLVLFALLLTKVEAAYAGRAYAAYGGIYIVTSIAWLAVVERIRPLGSDWIGVGLCVIGATIILLGPRFSSP
- the csrA gene encoding carbon storage regulator CsrA yields the protein MGSFTQCSLYAYSDPRMTAMQILSRAASERISIGSEITLCVIAVNGTSVRLGVEAPRDISVHRDEIYKRIRDRTAGRLASGELAKD
- a CDS encoding TusE/DsrC/DsvC family sulfur relay protein, with the translated sequence MNVLTLSGKSIELDKDGYLLDLNDWSAEVAQALAAQTGIELSPEHWEILELLRSFYQEFQLSPATRPLIKYTALKLGPDKGNSLHLNRLFNGTPAKLAAKLAGLPKPTNCL
- a CDS encoding YheU family protein, yielding MLIPYDQLEPDTLTRLIEDFVSRDGTDNGDDTPQETRVLRVRHALSKGQAVIFFDLESQQCQLMPKHAVPKEFFD